The following coding sequences lie in one Pseudomonas svalbardensis genomic window:
- a CDS encoding Zn-dependent hydrolase, with the protein MNAAIDVLQSTHQHINRDRLWQSLMDLAKLGATVKGGVCRLALTDLDRQARDIFVNWCEEAGCTVSIDAVGNIFARRPGRNPNLPPVMTGSHIDTQPTGGKFDGCFGVLAGVEVLRTLNDLGVETEAPLEVVVWTNEEGSRFAPCMMGSGVFAEKFTLEETLAKVDAEGVTVGEALNAIGYAGERKVSGHAVGAYFEAHIEQGPILEDERKTIGVVMGALGQKWFDLKLRGVEAHAGPTPMHLRKDALVGASVIVGAVNRAALGHQPHACGTVGCLQAYPGSRNVIPGEVRMTLDFRHLEPARLDSMIAEVREVIETTCEEHGLTFELTPTADFPPLYFDKGCVEAVRGAAQGLGLSHMDIVSGAGHDAIFLAELGPAGMIFVPCEGGISHNEIENAAPDDLAAGCAVLLRAMLVASAAIASGQLAA; encoded by the coding sequence ATGAACGCTGCCATTGACGTTCTGCAGTCCACCCATCAGCACATCAACCGCGACCGCTTGTGGCAGTCGCTCATGGACCTGGCCAAGCTCGGCGCCACGGTCAAGGGCGGTGTTTGTCGCCTGGCCCTGACCGACCTCGACCGCCAGGCCCGGGACATTTTCGTCAACTGGTGCGAGGAGGCCGGTTGCACCGTCAGCATCGATGCCGTCGGCAACATCTTCGCCCGTCGTCCGGGCCGCAATCCGAACCTGCCACCGGTGATGACCGGCAGCCACATCGACACCCAACCCACCGGCGGCAAGTTCGACGGCTGCTTCGGCGTACTGGCCGGCGTCGAAGTGCTGCGCACCCTCAATGACCTGGGCGTGGAAACCGAAGCGCCGCTGGAAGTCGTGGTCTGGACCAACGAGGAAGGCTCACGCTTCGCCCCCTGCATGATGGGCTCCGGCGTATTCGCGGAAAAGTTCACCCTCGAAGAAACCCTGGCCAAGGTCGATGCCGAAGGCGTTACCGTGGGTGAAGCCTTGAACGCCATTGGCTATGCTGGCGAGCGCAAGGTCAGCGGCCATGCCGTCGGCGCCTATTTCGAGGCCCATATCGAACAAGGCCCGATCCTTGAAGACGAACGCAAAACCATCGGCGTGGTGATGGGCGCCCTCGGGCAGAAATGGTTCGACCTGAAACTGCGCGGCGTCGAAGCCCACGCCGGCCCGACGCCGATGCACCTGCGCAAGGACGCTCTGGTCGGCGCCTCGGTGATCGTCGGTGCGGTCAACCGCGCTGCCCTCGGCCATCAACCCCACGCCTGCGGCACCGTCGGTTGCCTGCAAGCCTATCCCGGCTCACGCAACGTCATCCCCGGCGAAGTGCGCATGACCCTGGACTTCCGTCATCTGGAACCGGCGCGTCTGGACTCAATGATCGCCGAAGTCCGTGAAGTCATCGAAACCACCTGCGAGGAACACGGCCTGACCTTCGAACTCACACCCACTGCGGATTTCCCGCCGCTGTACTTCGACAAAGGCTGCGTCGAAGCGGTACGCGGCGCCGCCCAAGGCTTGGGCCTGTCGCACATGGACATCGTCAGCGGAGCAGGGCACGACGCAATCTTTCTCGCCGAACTCGGCCCGGCCGGGATGATCTTCGTACCGTGCGAAGGCGGCATCAGCCACAACGAAATCGAAAACGCCGCGCCGGATGATCTGGCGGCCGGGTGTGCGGTGTTGTTGCGGGCGATGCTGGTGGCTTCGGCGGCGATTGCCAGCGGTCAATTGGCGGCTTGA
- a CDS encoding carboxymuconolactone decarboxylase family protein — MSSNTQPVNLLQSIPQVFESLTQVHVTLDSHDLDPTLKHLLHLRASQINQCGFCVKMHTREAREANETNERLDRLIVWRHVSDFTAAERAALAWTEALTVLDEKTDYASLRGDLREHFSDAQIGALTAEIGMISLWNRLQVSRH; from the coding sequence ATGTCGTCCAACACCCAGCCGGTTAACCTGCTGCAATCGATTCCTCAGGTGTTCGAAAGCCTGACCCAGGTCCACGTCACCCTCGACAGCCACGACCTGGACCCGACCCTCAAACACTTGCTGCACTTGCGTGCCTCGCAGATCAACCAATGCGGTTTTTGCGTGAAGATGCACACCCGCGAGGCCCGTGAAGCCAATGAAACCAACGAGCGGCTGGACCGCCTGATCGTCTGGCGTCACGTCAGCGATTTCACTGCCGCTGAACGTGCGGCCCTGGCCTGGACCGAAGCCCTCACCGTACTCGATGAAAAGACCGACTACGCCAGCCTGCGCGGTGACTTGCGCGAGCACTTCAGCGACGCACAAATCGGTGCCTTGACGGCCGAGATCGGCATGATCAGCCTGTGGAACCGTTTGCAGGTGTCGAGGCACTGA
- the sigJ gene encoding RNA polymerase sigma factor SigJ has protein sequence MNSAENTAAVFEQRRPFLLGLAYRILGSRAEAEDVVQELFIKWLETDRAIIATPAAWLTTACTRHCIDLLRSAHKSRVDYIGTWLPEPIHTTHQDSPEHRHELASSLSTAFLLLLERLTPKERAAYLLYEIFDMDYTHVADAVGVQEAACRKLVSRAKASLGSGQTRFQPEPARQEQLLSAFRSAIASGSTASLTAMLSEDVELCADSGGKASAIRETLSGISNVLDFIGQSLHVYWQTCEWLPAEINGAQGVIIKADEVITASMTFGFDEAGQVSRIFIMRNPQKLAGLQDLLDVH, from the coding sequence ATGAACTCCGCTGAAAACACCGCCGCTGTGTTCGAGCAGCGCCGGCCATTTTTGCTCGGTCTTGCTTATCGCATCCTCGGCTCCCGCGCCGAAGCCGAGGATGTTGTGCAAGAGCTGTTCATCAAATGGCTGGAGACCGACCGCGCCATCATTGCCACGCCGGCCGCCTGGCTGACCACGGCTTGCACCCGGCACTGCATCGATCTGCTGCGCTCGGCGCACAAGTCGCGGGTTGATTACATCGGCACCTGGCTGCCGGAACCGATTCACACCACCCATCAGGACTCACCCGAACACAGGCATGAACTGGCCTCGTCGCTGTCCACCGCGTTCCTGTTGTTACTGGAACGGCTAACCCCCAAGGAGCGTGCGGCGTACCTGCTCTACGAAATTTTCGACATGGATTACACGCACGTCGCGGATGCGGTCGGGGTTCAAGAGGCTGCGTGCCGCAAACTGGTGTCCCGGGCCAAGGCCAGCCTGGGCAGCGGACAAACGCGCTTTCAGCCGGAACCGGCACGCCAGGAGCAATTGCTCAGCGCTTTCCGTAGCGCCATCGCCAGCGGCTCGACCGCTTCCTTGACCGCGATGCTGAGCGAAGACGTCGAACTCTGCGCCGACAGCGGCGGCAAGGCCTCGGCCATCCGCGAAACGTTGTCTGGCATTTCCAATGTGCTGGATTTCATTGGCCAGTCGTTGCACGTCTATTGGCAGACTTGCGAATGGCTGCCAGCCGAAATCAATGGTGCCCAAGGCGTGATCATCAAGGCGGACGAGGTCATCACTGCATCGATGACGTTTGGGTTCGACGAAGCGGGGCAGGTGAGCCGGATTTTTATCATGCGCAATCCGCAGAAGTTGGCGGGGTTGCAGGATTTGTTGGATGTGCACTGA
- a CDS encoding helix-turn-helix transcriptional regulator: MSQDVLTTETNRRQLQQIIAGLSDGLILLELDQTLLWANDAALAMHGVGQLSELGANAKEYAKRFALRYRNNHPVQADNYPISRVARGETFSDVLVEVTPADDEERTWVHSVRSMVLADSAGEPESLVLIMSDVTEWASAEQRFEKTFNANPAPAVICRLSDLRYIKVNPGFLEMTGYARDQVIGRSTYELDVLEGAENKDLAKQRLREGATIPQMQAQLQLSEGGSKQVIVAGQPLELNDEACMLFSFVDIEPRHKAEVALRQSEERFAKAFRLTPVPILVCNAGDQMVMDVNEAFLDTLAYPSEEVLGKTIAEIDFIHDKGARTRLFATLEKIGSLDRIDVSLRKKDTGLIDCAVSADTVNIQDSPCYLLVFMDITERKRTELELVSAIEEVMKDASWFSRTLIEKLANVKNVNSPQLPSVSFTDLTARERDVLGLICEGLADKEIAARLKLAPNTVRNHVSTVYSKLDVHSRSEAIVWARERGLFSSEWRPKAQR, translated from the coding sequence ATGAGCCAGGACGTCCTGACCACCGAAACCAATCGCCGTCAGTTGCAGCAGATTATCGCCGGCCTGTCCGATGGGTTGATTCTGCTGGAGCTCGACCAGACCCTTCTCTGGGCCAATGACGCCGCGTTGGCCATGCACGGCGTCGGGCAACTCAGCGAATTGGGGGCGAATGCCAAGGAGTACGCCAAGCGCTTCGCCTTGCGTTATCGCAATAATCACCCGGTTCAGGCCGACAATTATCCGATCAGCCGCGTTGCCCGAGGTGAGACCTTCAGTGATGTGTTGGTTGAGGTGACGCCGGCGGACGACGAAGAGCGCACCTGGGTCCACAGCGTGCGCAGCATGGTATTGGCCGACAGCGCTGGCGAGCCGGAGTCGCTGGTGCTGATCATGAGCGATGTCACGGAGTGGGCCAGCGCCGAACAGCGTTTCGAAAAAACCTTCAACGCCAACCCAGCCCCGGCGGTGATCTGTCGTCTAAGCGATTTGCGCTACATCAAAGTCAACCCTGGCTTCCTGGAGATGACCGGCTATGCGCGTGATCAGGTGATCGGCCGTTCTACCTATGAACTGGATGTGCTGGAAGGGGCCGAAAACAAGGATCTGGCCAAGCAGCGTTTGCGCGAAGGGGCAACCATTCCGCAAATGCAGGCTCAGCTGCAGTTATCCGAAGGTGGCAGCAAACAGGTGATCGTCGCCGGCCAGCCCCTTGAGCTGAACGACGAAGCCTGCATGCTCTTTTCCTTTGTAGACATCGAGCCTCGGCATAAGGCCGAGGTCGCCCTGCGCCAAAGCGAGGAACGTTTCGCCAAGGCTTTTCGACTGACCCCGGTGCCCATTCTGGTGTGTAACGCCGGCGATCAGATGGTGATGGACGTCAACGAAGCCTTCCTCGATACGCTCGCGTATCCCAGTGAAGAGGTGCTCGGCAAGACCATCGCAGAGATCGACTTCATCCATGACAAGGGCGCACGTACACGGCTGTTCGCAACCCTGGAGAAAATCGGAAGCCTGGATCGCATCGATGTCAGCCTCCGCAAGAAAGACACCGGGCTGATCGATTGCGCGGTCTCGGCCGACACCGTGAACATTCAGGACAGTCCCTGCTACCTGCTGGTGTTTATGGACATCACTGAACGTAAACGCACCGAGCTGGAGTTGGTGTCGGCGATCGAAGAGGTGATGAAAGACGCCTCCTGGTTCAGCCGCACGCTCATCGAGAAACTCGCTAACGTCAAAAACGTCAACTCGCCGCAGTTGCCTAGCGTGTCTTTCACCGACCTGACCGCCCGCGAGCGCGATGTGCTCGGCCTGATCTGCGAAGGCCTGGCCGACAAGGAAATCGCCGCGCGGCTCAAACTCGCCCCGAACACGGTGCGCAACCATGTCTCGACGGTGTATTCCAAGCTCGACGTTCACAGCCGTAGCGAGGCGATTGTCTGGGCTCGCGAGCGCGGTTTGTTCTCCAGCGAGTGGCGGCCCAAGGCCCAGCGTTAG
- a CDS encoding DUF1652 domain-containing protein gives MIYVAQLRMQLERSFSPLACECNVTGDHSLTVKLYHPVSGQVDLVISGLSVANLRTPEAVAALIEELRYELESNTLHCRETS, from the coding sequence ATGATTTACGTGGCGCAATTGCGTATGCAACTGGAGCGGAGCTTTTCACCGTTGGCCTGTGAGTGCAATGTTACGGGTGATCATTCACTGACGGTGAAGCTCTATCATCCGGTGTCGGGGCAGGTGGATCTGGTGATCAGTGGGTTGAGCGTGGCCAACCTCAGAACGCCGGAGGCGGTGGCAGCTTTGATCGAAGAGCTGCGTTATGAACTTGAGAGCAACACGTTGCATTGTCGCGAGACGTCCTAG
- a CDS encoding Gfo/Idh/MocA family protein: MRELGIGLIGTGFMGRAHALAFRNVSAVFELPLKLKLAALADADPQRARHCADAWGFVTAHSDWQQLIDDPKVNLIAITTPNHLHYPIAMAALAAGKPVYCEKPLAVNLEQADAMRLSAKAAGVVTRVGFNYQHNPMIGLARELIENGDLGQIISFQGEFSEDFMADPASPWSWRCDADHAGGALADLGSHVLAMARYLVGDVEAVSADTHTVHRQRPATAGSLEQRNIAVDDQVHALLRFANGARGTFSSSWLKHGYKNHLSFEISGTRGTLVFDQERLNELRLFRAGQDGFQHLLAGPNLPGYAAFSPAAGHQLGYNELKTLEVHDLVMALAGLSQGGTDFEEAWEVERLATAIRVAARESRWVRIEEV, translated from the coding sequence ATGCGCGAACTCGGTATCGGTCTCATCGGCACAGGTTTCATGGGCCGCGCCCATGCCTTGGCGTTTCGCAACGTCAGTGCGGTTTTCGAACTGCCCCTCAAGCTCAAACTGGCCGCCCTGGCCGACGCCGATCCGCAGCGTGCCCGCCACTGCGCCGATGCCTGGGGTTTCGTCACTGCTCATAGCGACTGGCAGCAACTGATCGATGACCCCAAGGTCAATCTGATCGCCATCACCACGCCCAATCACCTGCATTACCCCATTGCCATGGCCGCACTCGCCGCCGGCAAACCGGTGTATTGCGAAAAGCCGTTGGCGGTGAATCTGGAACAGGCCGACGCCATGCGACTGTCGGCCAAAGCGGCGGGCGTGGTGACGCGGGTGGGTTTCAACTATCAGCACAACCCGATGATCGGGCTGGCCCGGGAGCTGATTGAAAACGGCGACTTGGGTCAGATCATCAGTTTCCAGGGTGAATTCAGCGAAGACTTCATGGCCGATCCCGCGTCACCCTGGTCGTGGCGTTGCGATGCCGATCATGCCGGTGGCGCACTGGCCGATCTGGGCAGCCACGTGTTGGCCATGGCCCGCTATCTGGTGGGCGATGTCGAGGCAGTGAGCGCCGACACTCATACCGTGCACCGGCAACGCCCCGCCACGGCTGGCAGCCTGGAACAACGCAATATCGCCGTCGACGATCAGGTCCACGCCTTGTTGCGGTTTGCGAACGGCGCCCGGGGCACGTTCAGCAGCAGTTGGCTCAAGCACGGCTACAAGAATCACCTGAGTTTCGAAATCAGCGGCACTCGAGGGACTTTGGTGTTCGATCAGGAACGCCTGAATGAACTGCGTCTGTTTCGTGCCGGTCAGGACGGTTTCCAGCACTTGCTGGCAGGGCCGAATCTGCCGGGTTATGCGGCGTTTAGCCCGGCGGCAGGGCATCAGCTCGGCTACAACGAACTCAAGACGCTGGAAGTCCATGATCTGGTGATGGCGTTGGCAGGCTTATCTCAGGGCGGAACGGATTTCGAAGAGGCGTGGGAAGTCGAACGCCTGGCTACGGCGATTCGGGTGGCCGCGCGGGAGTCGCGTTGGGTCAGGATCGAGGAAGTCTGA
- a CDS encoding SDR family oxidoreductase, with the protein MSKTQLFDLDGKIAFVSGASRGIGEAIAKLLAQQGAHVIVSSRKLDGCQHVADAIIAAGGKATAVACHIGEMEQISQVFAGIREQFGRLDILVNNAATNPQFCNVLDTDLSAFQKTVDVNIRGYFFMSVEAGKLMRDNGGGSIINVASINGISPGIFQGIYSVTKAAVINMTKVFAKECAQFGIRCNALLPGLTDTKFASALVKNEAILNTALQQIPLKRVADPSEMAGAVLYLASDASSYTTGVSLNVDGGFLS; encoded by the coding sequence ATGTCCAAGACTCAGTTGTTCGACCTCGACGGCAAAATCGCATTCGTATCCGGCGCCAGCCGCGGCATCGGTGAAGCCATCGCCAAATTGCTGGCCCAGCAAGGCGCCCATGTCATCGTCTCGAGCCGCAAACTCGACGGTTGCCAGCACGTGGCTGACGCGATCATCGCCGCCGGCGGCAAAGCCACTGCCGTGGCTTGCCACATCGGCGAAATGGAACAGATCAGCCAGGTCTTCGCCGGCATCCGCGAACAGTTCGGGCGCCTGGACATTCTGGTCAACAACGCCGCGACCAACCCGCAGTTCTGCAACGTACTGGACACCGACCTCAGCGCTTTCCAGAAAACCGTCGACGTGAACATCCGCGGCTACTTCTTCATGTCGGTGGAAGCCGGCAAGCTGATGCGCGATAACGGCGGCGGCAGCATCATCAACGTCGCCTCGATCAACGGCATCTCGCCGGGGATCTTCCAGGGCATCTACTCCGTGACCAAAGCGGCGGTCATCAACATGACCAAAGTGTTCGCCAAGGAATGCGCGCAGTTCGGCATTCGCTGCAATGCGCTGCTGCCGGGTCTGACCGACACCAAGTTTGCTTCGGCATTGGTGAAAAACGAGGCTATTTTGAACACCGCATTGCAACAGATTCCGCTCAAGCGTGTGGCGGATCCGAGTGAGATGGCGGGAGCGGTGTTGTATCTGGCCAGTGATGCGTCGAGTTACACCACTGGGGTTTCGTTGAATGTGGATGGTGGGTTCTTGTCCTGA
- a CDS encoding phosphotransferase family protein gives MALTDQSTRIRTGEELDASLIDPYLKAHIPGLSGLPQISQFPGGASNLTYLLEYPKQEFVLRRPPFGHKAKSAHDMGREFRILNQLRDGFPYCPKTYVHCTDESVIGAEFYVMERVKGIILRSELPPELGLDSAKTETLCKSFIDKFVELHRVDYKAYGLGDLGKPEGYVARQIKGWSDRYEKALTPDAPKWEAVKAWLNDKMPTDHPTSSIVHNDYRFDNVILDPNNPMDIIGVLDWELTTLGDPLMDLGNTLAYWIEADDPAPVQLMRRQPSHAPGMLTRREFVDYYAERSGIQIDNFDFYYTYGLFRLAGIVQQIYYRFFHGQTQDKRFAQFIHMNKLLEQMSLQVISKSSL, from the coding sequence ATGGCGCTTACTGACCAGTCCACCCGTATCCGCACCGGCGAAGAACTCGATGCCAGCCTGATCGATCCGTACCTCAAGGCCCACATTCCGGGCCTGAGTGGTTTGCCGCAGATCAGCCAGTTTCCGGGCGGTGCGTCGAACCTCACTTACTTGCTGGAATACCCCAAACAGGAGTTCGTCCTGCGTCGCCCACCCTTTGGCCACAAGGCCAAGTCCGCTCACGACATGGGCCGTGAATTTCGCATCCTCAATCAGCTTCGTGATGGTTTCCCGTACTGCCCGAAAACCTACGTGCACTGCACCGATGAATCGGTGATCGGCGCCGAGTTCTATGTGATGGAGCGGGTCAAGGGGATCATCCTGCGCTCCGAACTGCCGCCGGAACTGGGTCTGGATTCGGCGAAAACCGAAACGCTGTGCAAGAGCTTCATCGACAAGTTCGTTGAACTGCACCGGGTCGACTACAAAGCCTATGGCCTGGGCGACCTCGGCAAACCCGAAGGTTATGTCGCGCGGCAAATAAAAGGCTGGAGCGATCGCTACGAGAAAGCACTGACGCCGGACGCGCCGAAGTGGGAAGCGGTCAAAGCCTGGCTCAACGACAAGATGCCGACCGATCACCCGACCTCCAGCATCGTCCACAACGACTACCGCTTCGACAACGTGATCCTCGACCCGAACAACCCGATGGACATCATCGGCGTGCTCGATTGGGAACTGACCACCCTCGGCGACCCGCTGATGGACCTGGGCAACACCCTCGCCTACTGGATCGAAGCCGACGACCCGGCACCGGTGCAATTGATGCGCCGCCAGCCGAGCCACGCACCGGGCATGCTGACCCGCCGCGAGTTCGTCGATTACTACGCCGAGCGTTCAGGCATCCAGATCGACAACTTCGACTTCTACTACACCTACGGCCTGTTCCGCCTGGCCGGCATCGTGCAGCAGATCTACTACCGTTTCTTCCATGGTCAGACCCAGGACAAACGCTTCGCGCAGTTCATTCACATGAACAAACTGCTGGAGCAGATGAGCCTGCAAGTCATTTCGAAATCCAGCCTCTGA